GAGCTACAAGGAAATAAGAGATACTGGCTTTGAGATTCAAATTCAGCCACTTATCAGACTGGTTCTCTCAAACTTTGGTTTTGGTCAGTCCCAGATCTCTCATGTTGAAAGATTTGCCTCAAGTCTTGACACACTCGCCAAGTATCCGGCCGACCAAATAAAGCCAACACTGGACAAATCGGTTAATGCGTTTAAACTTGCAGTCAGATTTATACAGAGAGAACTGCCACTGCCAAGTGCCCAGCTCCTCCCATCCCAACAAACACTGGTCCCACTCGCAAAGTACTTTTACACTGAAGACATCGCCGAGTTTAACAATCTGTCCACTGAGGAAATTGGCAAAATAAAACACTGGTTCATTCTGTTAAACTTCATCGGATACTACTCCACCAGCCCTGACTCAAAACTTGAAGCAGACTTAAGGGCAATCACTGAAAGTAGCGGCGTATTTCCATATCACGAACTCCTAAGGAATGTTGAACAAAGAAAATACCCAACAAAAATCAAGAAAGACCACTTTATGAGGGGCCGCAATGTGAATGTGTTAAAGAGAAGCGGAAGGCAGTATCTATTCATTCTTTACCTCCTTATGGCTCAGAATGACGCCGATGATTGGGCCGGCCATCCGATTACAAGAGTCCCTTACAAGGACCTTGCCCGCCACCATATATTTCCGAAGGAATTCCTTAACCAGAATCTGGTGATTGATGATCCAACAGACAAGGAGATTGCAATAAACAATCTGGGCAATATAACCCTTATTGACAAACACATGAACTCTGAAATTGGTGATCTGCCTCTTCACGATGAAGACGCACAGAGATACTCTGGAGAAGACAGAGGATACATATCGAAAATCGGCCTGAGCGAGAGTACCCTGGAGAAACACTTCATCCCCCTGGATCCAGACCTCTGGAAACTGGAGAATTATGAAGAATTCCTGAGAGAAAGAATGGAATTGATATATTTCACTTTAAGAAGGGCATATCCAAGGATCATCGGATGATTCATAACATTTTTTGTTTTTACACGACATCTCAAGAGCTAAAGTGACAAAAGTATAAATATCAACTCAAAACGCAAACTCCTCGACCGTGAAGGTCTCCATGACCCTCTCGAAGTCGTGCTCCGGAGCGTAGGTGAAGCCGCAGGAAGAGCACTTCAAAACCCCGTTCTCCTCGTGGAGTGGTGAGAAGCAGACCGGACAGCGGTACTCCTCGCGGGACAGCTTGTCATAAATTTCATCGCGCATGACGAGGAGGTTAAGCTCACTCTCCCAGTCCTCGTGGA
This window of the Thermococcus siculi genome carries:
- a CDS encoding GmrSD restriction endonuclease domain-containing protein; this encodes MKIFLKPEVWPIQQFIENITERDNYYLPSFQRDYVWDEDDVKSLIDSIIRGYPIGAIILWKPSDKDFIKGDPFSIPLIDTDGDNGGDYYYVIDGQQRLTSLLLLFNEWKIQRNGEEISLEPISLYPTPNGGYRLYKSDKRGIDISLLLKVFAEPGMSSLQIYNKLIAKYSEDYIKKAEPIIKRILEYKIPVYIMSTTREDPETVMEMAQAFIRINKEGVRIGNVELMLSLLAGKMGGLIRDTIYTSYKEIRDTGFEIQIQPLIRLVLSNFGFGQSQISHVERFASSLDTLAKYPADQIKPTLDKSVNAFKLAVRFIQRELPLPSAQLLPSQQTLVPLAKYFYTEDIAEFNNLSTEEIGKIKHWFILLNFIGYYSTSPDSKLEADLRAITESSGVFPYHELLRNVEQRKYPTKIKKDHFMRGRNVNVLKRSGRQYLFILYLLMAQNDADDWAGHPITRVPYKDLARHHIFPKEFLNQNLVIDDPTDKEIAINNLGNITLIDKHMNSEIGDLPLHDEDAQRYSGEDRGYISKIGLSESTLEKHFIPLDPDLWKLENYEEFLRERMELIYFTLRRAYPRIIG